The following coding sequences lie in one Scatophagus argus isolate fScaArg1 chromosome 9, fScaArg1.pri, whole genome shotgun sequence genomic window:
- the LOC124064299 gene encoding tropomyosin alpha-4 chain-like isoform X1 produces the protein MSGGVNSIDAVKKKIKVLQDQAEEAEDRAERLQKEVEKEKRIREEAEAEVAALGRRLQISEESLDRVQERLANTLHKLDEVEKAADESERGMKVIENKAMKDEEKMEQLQVQRKEADQIAEEANRKYEEVARKLVMVEGELERAEYRAEQAESKCRVLEEELKTVFTSSKSLEAQAEKYSLKEDKYEEEIRNLSNKLKEAETRAESAERTLNKLERTIDDLEEALASAKEDNIKIHATLDQTLQDLNSF, from the exons atgaGTGGAGGCGTGAACAGCATCGATGCTGTGAAGAAGAAGATCAAGGTGCTTCAGGACCAGGCGGAGGAGGCTGAGGATAGAGCCGAGAGACTGcagaaggaggtggagaaggagaagaggatcAGAGAGGAG GCTGAAGCGGAGGTGGCAGCTCTGGGTCGTCGTCTGCAGATCAGTGAGGAGAGCCTGGACCGGGTTCAGGAGAGACTGGCCAACACCCTCCATAAACTGGACGAGGTGGAGAAGGCTGCTGATGAGAGCGAGAG aggcaTGAAGGTGATCGAGAACAAAGCTATGAAGGACGAGGAGAagatggagcagctgcaggttcaGCGGAAAGAAGCTGACCAGATCGCTGAGGAGGCCAACCGCAAATATGAAGAG GTGGCTCGTAAACTGGTCATGGTGGAAGGAGAACTGGAACGAGCCGAATACCGAGCTGAGCAGGCCGAGAG TAAGTGTCgagtgctggaggaggagctgaaaacTGTCTTCACTAGCTCAAAGTCTCTGGAGGCCCAGGCGGAGAag TACTCTCTGAAGGAGGACAAGTACGAAGAGGAGATCAGGAACCTGAGCAACAAACTGAAGGAG GCTGAGACCAGAGCAGAGAGTGCGGAGCGTACACTGAACAAACTGGAAAGGACCATCGACGACCTGGAAG aggCTCTCGCTTCGGCCAAAGAGGATAACATCAAAATACACGCCACTCTGGATCAGACCTTGCAGGACCTCAACTCCTTCTGA
- the LOC124064299 gene encoding tropomyosin alpha-4 chain-like isoform X2 — translation MSGGVNSIDAVKKKIKVLQDQAEEAEDRAERLQKEVEKEKRIREEAEAEVAALGRRLQISEESLDRVQERLANTLHKLDEVEKAADESERGMKVIENKAMKDEEKMEQLQVQRKEADQIAEEANRKYEEVARKLVMVEGELERAEYRAEQAESKVRIMEEQLRSFDQSLKSLQASEDKYSLKEDKYEEEIRNLSNKLKEAETRAESAERTLNKLERTIDDLEEALASAKEDNIKIHATLDQTLQDLNSF, via the exons atgaGTGGAGGCGTGAACAGCATCGATGCTGTGAAGAAGAAGATCAAGGTGCTTCAGGACCAGGCGGAGGAGGCTGAGGATAGAGCCGAGAGACTGcagaaggaggtggagaaggagaagaggatcAGAGAGGAG GCTGAAGCGGAGGTGGCAGCTCTGGGTCGTCGTCTGCAGATCAGTGAGGAGAGCCTGGACCGGGTTCAGGAGAGACTGGCCAACACCCTCCATAAACTGGACGAGGTGGAGAAGGCTGCTGATGAGAGCGAGAG aggcaTGAAGGTGATCGAGAACAAAGCTATGAAGGACGAGGAGAagatggagcagctgcaggttcaGCGGAAAGAAGCTGACCAGATCGCTGAGGAGGCCAACCGCAAATATGAAGAG GTGGCTCGTAAACTGGTCATGGTGGAAGGAGAACTGGAACGAGCCGAATACCGAGCTGAGCAGGCCGAGAG TAAGGTCCGGATTatggaggagcagctgaggagTTTCGACCAGTCTCTGAAGAGCCTTCAGGCGTCAGAGGACAAG TACTCTCTGAAGGAGGACAAGTACGAAGAGGAGATCAGGAACCTGAGCAACAAACTGAAGGAG GCTGAGACCAGAGCAGAGAGTGCGGAGCGTACACTGAACAAACTGGAAAGGACCATCGACGACCTGGAAG aggCTCTCGCTTCGGCCAAAGAGGATAACATCAAAATACACGCCACTCTGGATCAGACCTTGCAGGACCTCAACTCCTTCTGA